The Toxotes jaculatrix isolate fToxJac2 chromosome 17, fToxJac2.pri, whole genome shotgun sequence genomic interval GCTCGGCCATCCTGACTTGAGCTCCATTCTTGGTAGGATGACTTATAACCTTCACCATGTATGTCAGGTTATTGATAGGGTTTGATGTCTTTCATCTTAGTGtaataatatttaaaagaaaaaaaaaaacatatacagtatgGATGTTGATGGAACCGTTAAAACATCTTTTCCTCCTCACgaagctgctgttttttcttaCAGCTCCCATGAGTTAGCTCAGCGTGAACACGAAAGTTCACCTCGCTTTTCATAACTGATGTACAGTGACAGCTGTTTTCCACACCGATGTGTCTGTACGCTTAACTACGGCAGCACCCCACCTAGAATTGCAACAGACTTAAGCTATCCTCGGTTATATAATGAATGTGCTTGTAGCTCCTTTTAGTGTGGTGATAAACGGAGGGTTTTTCTCATTCAACTCAGGAAATTAGCTTGATGGTTAGCTAGATAGCAGCAGGTTAAGACGTAGCGGAACATTCATTCCtcacgaagaaaaaaaaacaacaggtaACTTCGCAGGTGGTTTGTGGGAGAGACGGACCATTGATATAGGCTTGTTTAATAATCGTAGTCCGACACTGAACGTCTTCGCTAGAGCAACGAGTTGGTATAAATATGACTCCTGctgttagctagttagcttcaACCGGCTCTGAGTTAGTTTCTTGCTACAGTTAGCTAAACTAGATGCTACgcatttgtcttatttttctgttctttctgttaAGCTAGGTGGAGTCTGGTGAGTGTTTTTCCACATCGGgcctgtgttttattgtgttgaaATATGTACGGTTAAACTAATCCCTCAGTAAGACACTGAACTGTCTGGACTAGCCAGTATGCTAATGTTGGCTAGACAAATAGCTATTTGACACTGTACCTCCCTCCTGTAGTGTTTGCCTTTCGCACTTTCTCGCAGGCTCAACAGCCGTTTCACTTGAATTATTCACCTTGTTGGAAAGGTAATATTTactgaaattgtttttctaGTACTTGCCAAAGCCAGGTAAAAATATTAGGAGCTTGTCTCACCAGGCTATGGTACTTACAAATAAAATAGTACTTCTGTAAAGGCCTTATGCCTGGTTTTATATCCATGAGTTTGTCAGAGAGAGACTGGATATTTTTGATGTGTACTTAAATGGCAATTATTCACTGCATAACTGAGCGTTTTAATAATCATATTAGTGGTGTGTGAAAATGAACTTGATGtggctctctctttctctcctcagtttGACAATCATGTCCTCCAGCCCCCCACACAACTTCTCCTGGGTAGAGCCAGGCAAACTGGCAGGACTGGCAATGCCCAGGATGACATGTGAATACCAGTACCTGCTGGACAATGGAATAAAACACCTGGTTTGCCTGTGTGAGAGAAAACCACCGTACCATGACTCGTGCCCAGAGTTGCAGCTGCACCACATCAAGATAGCTGACTTCACTCCTCCTTCACCGAGTCAGATTGATAGATTCCTTTCTATCGTGGAAGAGGCCAACTCCAAGGGGGAGGTAGGATCTTAGATACTTGATAGACTGTGACGTGATTGATGGTTATTCTTTTATAGTACTTTCAGGACTCTCCAGGGTCAAGTTTTGTACTGTAGCCTGAGACACAAGCTTCAGTACTTCAACCTAAAACATTTGGCATCACGTTTAGTTGAATTTGATGGAGCCCATGAGATAGTGGAAAAGAAGTACTGCCTTTCACAACTTTGCAGCTCCTCCCAAGTGCATgaataaagaaggaaaagggCTGTCATAGACTTTGTCAGTGTATAGAATTGCATCCCATACATTCAATTTTTAACCCCCCTGCATATGGCCTGTCAAGGGCTGCCAGCACCATGTTTCTTACTGATGTTAGTCAGTTGTTTAGAGTACCTGATTTTCCTCTTAAGTAGTCAGAAAAGGTCAGTAtttctgcagcagtgcagctgaagtttatgtcagaaaatactgaaaaatactTTTGACAAATCccaaagtgatgtcttcaaattgcttgctTGTCCTACTAGTCATCCAAAACCCAGACATATTTATAAGACAATGAAACAGTGGATGTTTGGCACtgtttgctggaaaaaaaaactttcacaactaatcaataatcaaaatatCTGAAGTTTAATTTCCTGTCGGTTGACAGCAACTTCTTCAGCTTTGcaacttgcaaaaaaaaagtgcagataCCTGTCTCATAACAGAAACTAATGCAGGGTGTGTGAGTAGCTACAGGGGAtttagtaaaataaatattgtgttGTTCTTCTTCAGGGCGTAGGAGTTCACTGCATGCATGGCCATGGCAGAACAGGGACCATGCTGGCCTGTTACCTGGTGAAGACGAGGAAGATTTCAGGCATTGAAGCCATCAATGAGATCCGCAGACTTCGGCGGGGCTCAATCGAAACTCATGAACAAGAAAAAGCAGTGGTACAGTTTTACCAGCGCACAAAGTAACTTTTACACAGGGACTAAACCAACAGTTTTGCATCTGTTAGGAAGCAAACATCCaatgattattattacttttaataAGTACAAAATAATAGAAAGAAGTGCCTCAGTTATACTTCTAAATTAATACTTTATTGGCTAGGAttaggaaaatacaaaaaagtatgtttaaacaagcaacaacaaaaaaaagacctaGAAAAGAGCACTGAACTCAAATATTGAAATTATCCACAGTCTGCCTGTGGGACATTTAACTAAGACAGACATTTCTACAGttaatacatacacacactgccttTTTAAATGGTACTGTATACTGTCATTTTTGCTAGCACATTATTACTTTGCTTTATATAGACATGTTCTCCTTGTGTTTACATGGCTTTAACCTTCACTTATGCACTGGACTCCACGGAAAAGAGACGCTGACGCTCCTTGAATGTGAGCTTTTCAGGAGCCGTCGTtctcttgattttcttttcctggtTTCTGCAAATAAACAATATGAGCAGAAATACTTGAATTTTATTactcataataataattactaataattatttatagGGACACAAATAGTAGCttgtgctgttttaaaatataattatagaGCATAGtctgctgatttattttactcagggattttctttttcaaacacttGTAAAGTGGAATGGAAGAAATATAAGGAGCAGAGCAGACTTATGTAATCAGCTTGTTGTGATAATGACATAactgtacatgtacatttcTGTGTCATTAAGTCATCTTTAGTAGAAATGTTGCATAAATAGCTTCGTATTAGTTctgatttaatttcagtgttttgcttcagttgccaaaaaatgtaaactcaCTCTTTTGATGCCAAGTTATGAACATCTTCATTCAGTCCAATTGGTCTTTGACCTGCcaaacataaataaagaaaatatatatttgatgAGCACTGTCTCCTTTATGAAACTGACTGCGACATATATAATTATTTATCATGTAATATTGAACAATGACCTGTCTTTGCCTTGTCTTCCTTTTGAGAAAGatagttttctgtctgtttttccaaCTCTTTCAATTCACTGTTGATGTTTCCTCCGGAGCTTCTCTTGTTCTAATGGTGGAAAAAAAGTATTACATATAGATTGTTGTAGTTTTTTAAACATCATCAAACTACTTACAAGGCGATCACCAGTGTACCTTGGTTTtagttttaataaaacatttctaaattttAAGATTCTAACTATCTATTATGACTTGTAGTTATGGTCCACTGATATTTTAAGATAATAGAAGAAATATTTATACCATATTTACTCCTAAAACACTACAGTACACTGTGATCATGGAGTAGTAATTTACAGGTTGTGTTGCAGTATAACCTGTATGATAAGAACAGTACTAGATCCCACAACattataaacatgttttacCAAGTGAAACTGTAATGTCAACCTGACTAATCTCTATTTAGTAGTAACTGCTTACATTTCCCAGAAAACCTCTGAGCAACGCCCTCAAAATCAATGTACACCAGAAAATGGATCGAAAAAAGTAACAAGCCCATCTCCTACAGCTGTTTTTGTAACCGTGTCTAAATATTTTTGGGGTGGATTTTCCCTTTAACTAAgccctgtgctgtgctgtgtgtttcacctgtgctcTCGTCTCCAGCTGCTGTATCGTCACCATCATGTCCaaatcctcatcctcctcctcatcctctccccTTTGCTGAATTTCCTGCAGCCTCTTCTGAAACTGCCACTCCAGGCTGAGTTTGCGGAGTCGGTCGTTCTCCACCGCAGTGCGCTTCGCTTTAGCCTGAAGCTCCTGCACCTCCTGCTCCAGGAGGTCCACCACCTgaagcctctgctgcttctccagcttctcctggGCCTCCCTCCTCCACGGGTCAGCCAGCTCCTGGGGGTCTTTTTGCCTCTTAGGACCTGTGACCTGCTTCCATTGAGTGGGAGGTTCTTGGAaggaaacatgttttgttgGAGTGATGCTTACTTGGGGTTTTACTGCTTGACTCCTGAATATGCTGggtctttgctgctgtgatgaaAGTGAGGGCTGAGGTAGCTTCTTGGTCGCGGAAATGGGGCATGCATAAATATGGTTAGCTTGGTTCTGAGAACTCTGTTTATGTCCATTTCCTTTAAGAGTTTGGCTCATCTTCACTGAGAGCAAAGTTGAACTCTGGAATGTGATGAGCGGAGGGTTTGACTGCGTGTTCACTGCTCTGGTCACGGGGATGTCTATACGCACGGGCTGAACAGAGGGCGTAGGCGTTGGATGCTGTGAAAAAGGGGCTCTCCAGACACCAGCGCCACTTGTGTAAGTGCCCTGCTGTAGTTTTTTGGGAGAACTGTTATCAGAGAGGATGTCATGAGTAGAAACACTGGAGCGAATGGGGAAAGACGAGTAGTGGCTCATGGTTTGTTTTGCACTCCAGTCCTGATGCTCCCACGTGTTCTGCCTTTTGTCCAGCAGGGGGCCTCCACTGTCCATACACAAGTTCTCCTGTGAGAGTGCTTGACGCTAGAGGGGTAAGTACAAACATTTTAGTAATATTAATGTAGTTGTTCTTTTTATAAACACTATAtcagttttcctttgtttattGTTCCTAGAAAGTAGAACATATGATGATATATTTGTAGTGCCAGAGGGACATCAAGACTTACCATGAAAGTCTTCTTACTGGAGCTTTGTCCATTTAAAGGTGTCAGAGAGGCTTTAAATGTTTGCTGTGGTCGACTGGATTCAGGTATGTTCATGTCCTGTGATTTAGGAGTTGGAAGTGTCAAGTATTCCCTGTGAAATGTCTGGATAGAggcaaaaaagtaaacaaaaaaacaggtcCTTTTGTgtcataaattaatttaaaagcaGTACATGTTTGTAACTAAGCATTTAGTGTTTAGCTGGCACACTTTTCTAATGTGACTGAATGacttcagcttcttttttttctttaaaccacaaaaagttctgtttattttactgtcaaaaaagttgtaaaaattgggaggaaaaaaataacctGTAACAGAAATTCAATTGCAAATAAAGTAATATTACAAGTATTTTTTACATGAATGTGTAGAgaaactataaataaataatattacattttcacatttttttcagagtaaaatgACTTGTCCTTTTCGGTGGCAGTAAAAAATAATCTTTGATTATATTTCTAGTCAGTGTTCAGCCTCCACCACAAACAACCGAGGTGTAAGAAATAAGATCTAATATCTAACAAATCTAGAAATATCTCACATCAGAGCAAAGGTTGATACTGGAAACAGCAGCAATGTTGCTCCCTCTCCCAACGGGGTCAACAGGTTCATCTCCATCCTCTAGGCAAAAGTCTGCTGAAATAAGGAGAAAGTAAAATCACTGGAGTGGGAGTTATGACTCATCCATAACCATTaaacatatttcacattaaGGCATTTACTGGATAGACTCAGCAGCAATAAGTGATCAAAACAGAAGTGCACCCACTGGTCACGTTGGGGTTGGAGCGATAAAGCTGCCTGTTTCTCTGTATTATCTGATCTTTCTTCCTTTTGCTGCTTCCATGGAGCTGTTCTGAGGGACCAGGATCCACCACACTGTACAAAATGAGCGCTTCGCCGTTTGGCTTAGCATTGCTTTTATTGCCTTGTGAAGCAAGACGTTGTCTCAGTTAGGtcagaaagaacagaaagtgagaaaaaaatatattggttttgtgtgtattcGGTTCTTACCTGTAGTTTTTTCTGCAGCTGGTTCACTCAGCAGAGCCCCCAGGCCGTGGTAGCTCGCTCCAAATTTTGCAACCTGTAAGGTCACAACAGGGCCGGTTTGCACCATAATAGCTGCTGCCCTAAATTGAAATAAGATTAATATAGTCACCATTCATTTCAATGTCTTATTTAACTGTTAGCAACACAGTCCCTTGAAAAATAGTTTTGTTTGTGACTATCATcacttttatttcatgtcaTTAATATCATCATTTCTAGACAtaatttcagtctggaccagagcGGTCAACCAACTAAACAAAACCTGTTTTGTCATCCCTAAAAACAAGTCTAAACATATTAATTTTCCTTTGTAGCTGTTTTGTAGTTACCTTTCTTGGCTGAGGCCAACGAGGCTTTTGCCATCCACACTGAGCAGCTGGTCCCCAGCTGTTAATCTGCCATTctgcacacacaagacacacaagatTTATTTCTATCTTTTCTTGTATAATTTAATTAgaattattcagtgtttttttatttttctacgtGTCAAGTTTCAAAAATGTGTTAGCTCTCACCATTTCAGCGGGTCCTCCCTTGACAATAGATTTGATATAAATCCCAAGGTTACCCTGCCGTGCTCCCTGTGGCAAAATAGGCGGGAGGGTGTTAATTAGCTGAGATGTcttgcagatagttttggtGTTTGAAGTGTTCCAGTTTGTGAGCGCATCTCAATTAGGGGAAAAACATTTGGTCAAAACTGAGGTAGTCACCTTGGCAGCCACGATGCTGACCCCCATCCCACTGTTGAGAGGTTTATTCAGTGTGATAGTCACAGTCTCTGGCTCTCTGTGTCCTGCCTGTCGAAGAAAATAGTGACTGCTGAATGAATGCCTGACTTtatcttttaaatttaaatgatttctCAACACAACTAGAACACCAAGTATTTACCAAGTGTGTACTCTCTACAGGAGGTGTAGGGTCACTGAAATACATGGTCCAGTCCCCTTTGGAGTTCGG includes:
- the dusp23b gene encoding dual specificity protein phosphatase 23b; this encodes MSSSPPHNFSWVEPGKLAGLAMPRMTCEYQYLLDNGIKHLVCLCERKPPYHDSCPELQLHHIKIADFTPPSPSQIDRFLSIVEEANSKGEGVGVHCMHGHGRTGTMLACYLVKTRKISGIEAINEIRRLRRGSIETHEQEKAVVQFYQRTK
- the LOC121197776 gene encoding afadin gives rise to the protein MPEEEEREKLAKVIRQWNNNRLDLFEISQPDEQNLEFHGVMRFYFEDHVGGNVATKCLRICSNSSTHEIIETLSEKFRPDMKMLTTSYSLHEIHANKERKLDLDERPLIVQLNWNSDNREGRFVLKKDKESFQENCHEKEKGGMIQNFKRTLSRKEKKAEKSKTKAADKVSGDGNGSTEKPLNNSICVSNHETKHCTENKKQKRQDASGSHPDFSDQPGLPFGIKFCNNSEEAFLSAVINYTNSSTVHYKLSPAYILYAVGRFALQRHYKQGSQPSGQTHSATSITNKMVAMTGKVIQRQQTSAGALAFWMANSSELLNFFKHDKDLCPVTQQSQLDLSHLVHKAYSCLLQCLQKELTKHLPTFLIDPEQHGALPAGIEMVLNTLMNTMSLLRRCWVNPALTIQLFSQLFHFISAWLFNQLMSPEANTAGLRSHYWGAALRQRLTAIEAWAERQGLELAADCHLGHIIQATTLLTMNKYSMQDAKDIQKTCFKLNSWQLQMLLTGYLYADNEPCIPPDLIDAVVTATQASADNLIRSEGRDIQLEESLDLHLPFLLPEGGYSCDTVRGIPPGFMEFLEPICRKGLCSLISHPNSKGDWTMYFSDPTPPVESTHLAGHREPETVTITLNKPLNSGMGVSIVAAKGARQGNLGIYIKSIVKGGPAEMNGRLTAGDQLLSVDGKSLVGLSQERAAAIMVQTGPVVTLQVAKFGASYHGLGALLSEPAAEKTTGNKSNAKPNGEALILYSVVDPGPSEQLHGSSKRKKDQIIQRNRQLYRSNPNVTTDFCLEDGDEPVDPVGRGSNIAAVSSINLCSDTFHREYLTLPTPKSQDMNIPESSRPQQTFKASLTPLNGQSSSKKTFMRQALSQENLCMDSGGPLLDKRQNTWEHQDWSAKQTMSHYSSFPIRSSVSTHDILSDNSSPKKLQQGTYTSGAGVWRAPFSQHPTPTPSVQPVRIDIPVTRAVNTQSNPPLITFQSSTLLSVKMSQTLKGNGHKQSSQNQANHIYACPISATKKLPQPSLSSQQQRPSIFRSQAVKPQVSITPTKHVSFQEPPTQWKQVTGPKRQKDPQELADPWRREAQEKLEKQQRLQVVDLLEQEVQELQAKAKRTAVENDRLRKLSLEWQFQKRLQEIQQRGEDEEEDEDLDMMVTIQQLETRAQNKRSSGGNINSELKELEKQTENYLSQKEDKAKTGQRPIGLNEDVHNLASKENQEKKIKRTTAPEKLTFKERQRLFSVESSA